One Triticum dicoccoides isolate Atlit2015 ecotype Zavitan chromosome 4B, WEW_v2.0, whole genome shotgun sequence genomic window carries:
- the LOC119294005 gene encoding uncharacterized protein LOC119294005, with amino-acid sequence MDTPPAAAAANNVANPPAVAAANPPAPGAEAAYAANANAWKCCMIFLVVGQTILALLLVALAANNVANSPAPGAADVALLILWLLSLAMSVVMLVLLCIEK; translated from the exons ATGGACACTCCTCCGGCAGCGGCGGCCGCCAACAACGTGGCCAATCCACCGGCAGTGGCGGCGGCCAATCCTCCGGCGCCGGGAGCAGAG GCTGCTTATGCAGCGAATGCCAATGCCTGGAAGTGTTGCATGATATTTCTGGTCGTTGGGCAGACCATCCTGGCTCTTCTGCTGGTAGCTCTTGCAGCGAACAACGTGGCCAATTCTCCGGCGCCGGGAGCAGCG GACGTTGCGCTGCTGATACTTTGGCTCCTCTCTTTGGCGATGAGCGTTGTTATGCTCGTGCTGCTGTGCATCGAAAAGTAG